Proteins encoded in a region of the Orcinus orca chromosome 8, mOrcOrc1.1, whole genome shotgun sequence genome:
- the FOXR1 gene encoding forkhead box protein R1 — protein sequence MGNECFLAFTTTHLPLAEQNLARYKLRIVEPPKLPLEKKPNPDKDGPDFEPNLWMWVDPNIVFPPGKLEVREPSKGKNLTSIVPSPQPPPKEEDFAKCPQATVVESPSLSGDQYPPRKRFASSNSNWELTEEKEAEDQDDSSSVALQSPHKRAPLQSRRLRQANSQEGGLWSRPPLNYFHLIALALRNSSPCGLNVQQIYSFTRQHFPFFRTAPEGWKNTVRHNLCFRDSFEKVPVSMQGGVSTRPRSCLWKLTDEGHRRFAEEARALASTKLETIQQCMSQPGVRPHHTWGRGEGP from the exons ATGGGAAACGAGTGCTTTCTGGCCTTCACCACTACGCACCTGCCCTTAGCGGAACAAAACC tTGCCAGATATAAACTCCGAATAGTTGAGCCACCAAAACTACctctggaaaaaaaacccaaccctgaTAAAGATG GTCCAGATTTCGAGCCCAACCTGTGGATGTGGGTAGACCCCAACATCGTGTTCCCCCCTGGAAAGCTGGAGGTCCGAGAACCCAGTAAGGGGAAGAATCTGACAAGCATAGTCCCTTCCCCTCAGCCACCCCCAAAAGAAGAGGACTTTGCCAAATGCCCACAGGCCACAGTGGTGGAGTCACCATCACTTTCTGGAGACCAGTATCCCCCTCGGAAGCGGTTTGCCTCTTCCAACAGCAACTGGGAG CTCACAGAAGAGAAGGAGGCTGAGGACCAGGATGACAGCTCCTCTGTGGCTCTCCAGTCCCCTCACAAAAGGGCCCCCCTCCAGAGTCGGAGGCTTCGGCAAGCCAACAGCCAGGAGGGGGGGCTGTGGTCCCGGCCCCCTCTCAATTACTTCCACCTAATTGCACTGGCATTAAGAAACAGTTCCCCCTGTGGCCTCAACGTGCAACAGATCTACAGTTTCACTCG ACAGCATTTCCCCTTTTTCCGGACGGCTCCGGAAGGCTGGAAGAATACCGTGCGTCACAATCTCTGTTTCCGAGACAGCTTTGAGAAAGTGCCGGTCAGCATGCAGGGTGGCGTCAGCACACGGCCCCGATCCTGCCTCTGGAAGCTGACCGATGAGGGACACCGCCGCTTTGCAGAGGAGGCCCGCGCCTTGGCCTCCACTAAGCTGGAAACTATCCAACAGTGTATGAGCCAGCCAGGTGTGAGGCCTCATCACACGTGGGGCCGAGGGGAGGGGCCCTGA
- the CENATAC gene encoding centrosomal AT-AC splicing factor isoform X4 yields the protein MAPAERCPVCRQTFFCGRGHVYSRKHQRQLKVALERLLPQVEAARKAVRAAQVERYVPEHERCCWCLCCGCEVRKHLSHGNLTVLHGGLLEHLASPEHKKATNRFWWENKAEFQMKEKFLISPQDYARFKKSMVKSLDSYEEKEDEVIKEMAAQIREVEHSRQEVVRSVLEPQTVPDPEEGSSAPGSWKGTNSQVASTSQQPSYVDLPPAPELDWMETGQPLTFIGHHQDTPGIGNIHSGATPPWMVQDEDCSSGNQQIGPSYEEFLKESKLTNSEMVMGSLSLPTHVKLLIVEEKQKLKKLPPDRVGANFDHNSSTGAGWLPSFGRVWNNGRRWQSRYGPSVRTPTHSPLEISPFVLLTLHFLSGINSKLKPQQETNSSHIKRKVNGFLIHFQPP from the exons ATGGCGCCGGCGGAGCGCTGCCCTGTTTGCCGCCAGACCTTCTTCTGCGGCCGCGGACACGTCTACAGTCGCAAGCACCAGCGGCAGCTGAAGGTGGCTTTGGAGCGGCTTCTGCCTCAG GTGGAGGCCGCCCGCAAGGCCGTCCGCGCCGCTCAGGTGGAGCGTTACGTGCCCGAGCACGAGCGGTGCTGCTGGTGCCTGTGCTGCGGCTGTGAGGTGAGGAAACACCTGAGCCACGGAAACCTGACCGTGCTGCATGGGGGGCTGCTGGAGCATCTGGCTAG tccagagcacaagaaaGCAACCAACAGATTCTGGTGGGAGAACAAGGCTGAGTTCCAGATGAAAGAGAAGTTTTTGATCTCCCCCCAGGATTATGCACG attcaaGAAGTCCATGGTGAAAAGTCTGGATTCCTATGAGGAAAAAGAGGATGAAGTGATTAAAGAA ATGGCAGCTCAGATCCGTGAGGTGGAGCACAGCCGGCAGGAGGTTGTTCGGTCTGTCTTAGAG CCTCAGACAGTGCCAGACCCAGAAGAGGGCTCTTCGGCACCTGGAAGCTGGAAAGGGACAAACAG CCAAGTAGCCTCCACCTCACAGCAGCCCTCATATGTGGACCTGCCACCAGCCCCGGAGCTTGACTGGATGGAGACAGGACAACCGCTGACATTCATTGGCCATCATCAG GATACACCAGGAATTGGTAACATCCACTCAG GTGCCACACCTCCCTGGATGGTCCAAGATGAGGACTGTAGCTCTGGGAACCAACAAATAGGACCCTCCTATGAAGAGTTTCTCAAAGAAAGTAAGTTAACTAATTCAGAAATGGTGATGGGTTCTTTAAGTCTTCCTACTCACGTAAAACTGCTTATTGTAgaggaaaaacagaaattgaaGAAACTCCCACCAGACAGAGTTGGGGCCAACTTTGATCATAACTCCAGTACCGGTGCAGGCTGGCTGCCCTCTTTTGGCCGGGTCTGGAATAATGGACGCCGCTGGCAATCCAGGTATGGGCCCAGTGTCCGGACCCCAACCCACTCCCCCTTGGAGATCTCACCCTTCGTCCTGCTAACCCTTCATTTCCTTTCAGGCATCAATTCAAAACTGAAGCCGCAGCAAGAAACAAACAGCagtcacataaaaagaaaagttaatggTTTCCTAATACATTTTCAACCACCATAA
- the CENATAC gene encoding centrosomal AT-AC splicing factor isoform X1, with protein MAPAERCPVCRQTFFCGRGHVYSRKHQRQLKVALERLLPQVEAARKAVRAAQVERYVPEHERCCWCLCCGCEVRKHLSHGNLTVLHGGLLEHLASPEHKKATNRFWWENKAEFQMKEKFLISPQDYARFKKSMVKSLDSYEEKEDEVIKEMAAQIREVEHSRQEVVRSVLEVGFPRRSQSTSDSARPRRGLFGTWKLERDKQVRLLGNLLLGVLTSPRTFCNFGWEKGTNVIFAILMAQGPCLPAWLLFVFFSQVASTSQQPSYVDLPPAPELDWMETGQPLTFIGHHQDTPGIGNIHSGATPPWMVQDEDCSSGNQQIGPSYEEFLKESKLTNSEMVMGSLSLPTHVKLLIVEEKQKLKKLPPDRVGANFDHNSSTGAGWLPSFGRVWNNGRRWQSRYGPSVRTPTHSPLEISPFVLLTLHFLSGINSKLKPQQETNSSHIKRKVNGFLIHFQPP; from the exons ATGGCGCCGGCGGAGCGCTGCCCTGTTTGCCGCCAGACCTTCTTCTGCGGCCGCGGACACGTCTACAGTCGCAAGCACCAGCGGCAGCTGAAGGTGGCTTTGGAGCGGCTTCTGCCTCAG GTGGAGGCCGCCCGCAAGGCCGTCCGCGCCGCTCAGGTGGAGCGTTACGTGCCCGAGCACGAGCGGTGCTGCTGGTGCCTGTGCTGCGGCTGTGAGGTGAGGAAACACCTGAGCCACGGAAACCTGACCGTGCTGCATGGGGGGCTGCTGGAGCATCTGGCTAG tccagagcacaagaaaGCAACCAACAGATTCTGGTGGGAGAACAAGGCTGAGTTCCAGATGAAAGAGAAGTTTTTGATCTCCCCCCAGGATTATGCACG attcaaGAAGTCCATGGTGAAAAGTCTGGATTCCTATGAGGAAAAAGAGGATGAAGTGATTAAAGAA ATGGCAGCTCAGATCCGTGAGGTGGAGCACAGCCGGCAGGAGGTTGTTCGGTCTGTCTTAGAGGTTGGTTTCCCTCGGAGGAGCCAGAGCA CCTCAGACAGTGCCAGACCCAGAAGAGGGCTCTTCGGCACCTGGAAGCTGGAAAGGGACAAACAGGTAAGACTGTTAGGAAACCTCTTATTGGGAGTTCTGACATCTCCTAGAACATTCTGTAACTTTGGCTGGGAAAAGGGAACAAATGTCATCTTTGCTATCCTCATGGCTCAAGGACCTTGTCTGCCAGCCTGGCTCCTGTTTGTCTTTTTCAGCCAAGTAGCCTCCACCTCACAGCAGCCCTCATATGTGGACCTGCCACCAGCCCCGGAGCTTGACTGGATGGAGACAGGACAACCGCTGACATTCATTGGCCATCATCAG GATACACCAGGAATTGGTAACATCCACTCAG GTGCCACACCTCCCTGGATGGTCCAAGATGAGGACTGTAGCTCTGGGAACCAACAAATAGGACCCTCCTATGAAGAGTTTCTCAAAGAAAGTAAGTTAACTAATTCAGAAATGGTGATGGGTTCTTTAAGTCTTCCTACTCACGTAAAACTGCTTATTGTAgaggaaaaacagaaattgaaGAAACTCCCACCAGACAGAGTTGGGGCCAACTTTGATCATAACTCCAGTACCGGTGCAGGCTGGCTGCCCTCTTTTGGCCGGGTCTGGAATAATGGACGCCGCTGGCAATCCAGGTATGGGCCCAGTGTCCGGACCCCAACCCACTCCCCCTTGGAGATCTCACCCTTCGTCCTGCTAACCCTTCATTTCCTTTCAGGCATCAATTCAAAACTGAAGCCGCAGCAAGAAACAAACAGCagtcacataaaaagaaaagttaatggTTTCCTAATACATTTTCAACCACCATAA
- the CENATAC gene encoding centrosomal AT-AC splicing factor isoform X3 — protein MAPAERCPVCRQTFFCGRGHVYSRKHQRQLKVALERLLPQVEAARKAVRAAQVERYVPEHERCCWCLCCGCEVRKHLSHGNLTVLHGGLLEHLASPEHKKATNRFWWENKAEFQMKEKFLISPQDYARFKKSMVKSLDSYEEKEDEVIKEMAAQIREVEHSRQEVVRSVLEVGFPRRSQSTSDSARPRRGLFGTWKLERDKQVRLLGNLLLGVLTSPRTFCNFGWEKGTNVIFAILMAQGPCLPAWLLFVFFSQVASTSQQPSYVDLPPAPELDWMETGQPLTFIGHHQDTPGIGNIHSGATPPWMVQDEDCSSGNQQIGPSYEEFLKESKLTNSEMVMGSLSLPTHVKLLIVEEKQKLKKLPPDRVGANFDHNSSTGAGWLPSFGRVWNNGRRWQSRHQFKTEAAARNKQQSHKKKS, from the exons ATGGCGCCGGCGGAGCGCTGCCCTGTTTGCCGCCAGACCTTCTTCTGCGGCCGCGGACACGTCTACAGTCGCAAGCACCAGCGGCAGCTGAAGGTGGCTTTGGAGCGGCTTCTGCCTCAG GTGGAGGCCGCCCGCAAGGCCGTCCGCGCCGCTCAGGTGGAGCGTTACGTGCCCGAGCACGAGCGGTGCTGCTGGTGCCTGTGCTGCGGCTGTGAGGTGAGGAAACACCTGAGCCACGGAAACCTGACCGTGCTGCATGGGGGGCTGCTGGAGCATCTGGCTAG tccagagcacaagaaaGCAACCAACAGATTCTGGTGGGAGAACAAGGCTGAGTTCCAGATGAAAGAGAAGTTTTTGATCTCCCCCCAGGATTATGCACG attcaaGAAGTCCATGGTGAAAAGTCTGGATTCCTATGAGGAAAAAGAGGATGAAGTGATTAAAGAA ATGGCAGCTCAGATCCGTGAGGTGGAGCACAGCCGGCAGGAGGTTGTTCGGTCTGTCTTAGAGGTTGGTTTCCCTCGGAGGAGCCAGAGCA CCTCAGACAGTGCCAGACCCAGAAGAGGGCTCTTCGGCACCTGGAAGCTGGAAAGGGACAAACAGGTAAGACTGTTAGGAAACCTCTTATTGGGAGTTCTGACATCTCCTAGAACATTCTGTAACTTTGGCTGGGAAAAGGGAACAAATGTCATCTTTGCTATCCTCATGGCTCAAGGACCTTGTCTGCCAGCCTGGCTCCTGTTTGTCTTTTTCAGCCAAGTAGCCTCCACCTCACAGCAGCCCTCATATGTGGACCTGCCACCAGCCCCGGAGCTTGACTGGATGGAGACAGGACAACCGCTGACATTCATTGGCCATCATCAG GATACACCAGGAATTGGTAACATCCACTCAG GTGCCACACCTCCCTGGATGGTCCAAGATGAGGACTGTAGCTCTGGGAACCAACAAATAGGACCCTCCTATGAAGAGTTTCTCAAAGAAAGTAAGTTAACTAATTCAGAAATGGTGATGGGTTCTTTAAGTCTTCCTACTCACGTAAAACTGCTTATTGTAgaggaaaaacagaaattgaaGAAACTCCCACCAGACAGAGTTGGGGCCAACTTTGATCATAACTCCAGTACCGGTGCAGGCTGGCTGCCCTCTTTTGGCCGGGTCTGGAATAATGGACGCCGCTGGCAATCCAG GCATCAATTCAAAACTGAAGCCGCAGCAAGAAACAAACAGCagtcacataaaaagaaaagttaa
- the CENATAC gene encoding centrosomal AT-AC splicing factor isoform X2: MAPAERCPVCRQTFFCGRGHVYSRKHQRQLKVALERLLPQVEAARKAVRAAQVERYVPEHERCCWCLCCGCEVRKHLSHGNLTVLHGGLLEHLASPEHKKATNRFWWENKAEFQMKEKFLISPQDYARFKKSMVKSLDSYEEKEDEVIKEMAAQIREVEHSRQEVVRSVLEVGFPRRSQSTSDSARPRRGLFGTWKLERDKQVRLLGNLLLGVLTSPRTFCNFGWEKGTNVIFAILMAQGPCLPAWLLFVFFSQVASTSQQPSYVDLPPAPELDWMETGQPLTFIGHHQDTPGIGNIHSGATPPWMVQDEDCSSGNQQIGPSYEEFLKEKEKQKLKKLPPDRVGANFDHNSSTGAGWLPSFGRVWNNGRRWQSRYGPSVRTPTHSPLEISPFVLLTLHFLSGINSKLKPQQETNSSHIKRKVNGFLIHFQPP, translated from the exons ATGGCGCCGGCGGAGCGCTGCCCTGTTTGCCGCCAGACCTTCTTCTGCGGCCGCGGACACGTCTACAGTCGCAAGCACCAGCGGCAGCTGAAGGTGGCTTTGGAGCGGCTTCTGCCTCAG GTGGAGGCCGCCCGCAAGGCCGTCCGCGCCGCTCAGGTGGAGCGTTACGTGCCCGAGCACGAGCGGTGCTGCTGGTGCCTGTGCTGCGGCTGTGAGGTGAGGAAACACCTGAGCCACGGAAACCTGACCGTGCTGCATGGGGGGCTGCTGGAGCATCTGGCTAG tccagagcacaagaaaGCAACCAACAGATTCTGGTGGGAGAACAAGGCTGAGTTCCAGATGAAAGAGAAGTTTTTGATCTCCCCCCAGGATTATGCACG attcaaGAAGTCCATGGTGAAAAGTCTGGATTCCTATGAGGAAAAAGAGGATGAAGTGATTAAAGAA ATGGCAGCTCAGATCCGTGAGGTGGAGCACAGCCGGCAGGAGGTTGTTCGGTCTGTCTTAGAGGTTGGTTTCCCTCGGAGGAGCCAGAGCA CCTCAGACAGTGCCAGACCCAGAAGAGGGCTCTTCGGCACCTGGAAGCTGGAAAGGGACAAACAGGTAAGACTGTTAGGAAACCTCTTATTGGGAGTTCTGACATCTCCTAGAACATTCTGTAACTTTGGCTGGGAAAAGGGAACAAATGTCATCTTTGCTATCCTCATGGCTCAAGGACCTTGTCTGCCAGCCTGGCTCCTGTTTGTCTTTTTCAGCCAAGTAGCCTCCACCTCACAGCAGCCCTCATATGTGGACCTGCCACCAGCCCCGGAGCTTGACTGGATGGAGACAGGACAACCGCTGACATTCATTGGCCATCATCAG GATACACCAGGAATTGGTAACATCCACTCAG GTGCCACACCTCCCTGGATGGTCCAAGATGAGGACTGTAGCTCTGGGAACCAACAAATAGGACCCTCCTATGAAGAGTTTCTCAAAGAAA aggaaaaacagaaattgaaGAAACTCCCACCAGACAGAGTTGGGGCCAACTTTGATCATAACTCCAGTACCGGTGCAGGCTGGCTGCCCTCTTTTGGCCGGGTCTGGAATAATGGACGCCGCTGGCAATCCAGGTATGGGCCCAGTGTCCGGACCCCAACCCACTCCCCCTTGGAGATCTCACCCTTCGTCCTGCTAACCCTTCATTTCCTTTCAGGCATCAATTCAAAACTGAAGCCGCAGCAAGAAACAAACAGCagtcacataaaaagaaaagttaatggTTTCCTAATACATTTTCAACCACCATAA
- the CENATAC gene encoding centrosomal AT-AC splicing factor isoform X5, translating to MAPAERCPVCRQTFFCGRGHVYSRKHQRQLKVALERLLPQVEAARKAVRAAQVERYVPEHERCCWCLCCGCEVRKHLSHGNLTVLHGGLLEHLASPEHKKATNRFWWENKAEFQMKEKFLISPQDYARFKKSMVKSLDSYEEKEDEVIKEMAAQIREVEHSRQEVVRSVLEVGFPRRSQSTSDSARPRRGLFGTWKLERDKQVRLLGNLLLGVLTSPRTFCNFGWEKGTNVIFAILMAQGPCLPAWLLFVFFSQVASTSQQPSYVDLPPAPELDWMETGQPLTFIGHHQDTPGIGNIHSGATPPWMVQDEDCSSGNQQIGPSYEEFLKEKEKQKLKKLPPDRVGANFDHNSSTGAGWLPSFGRVWNNGRRWQSRHQFKTEAAARNKQQSHKKKS from the exons ATGGCGCCGGCGGAGCGCTGCCCTGTTTGCCGCCAGACCTTCTTCTGCGGCCGCGGACACGTCTACAGTCGCAAGCACCAGCGGCAGCTGAAGGTGGCTTTGGAGCGGCTTCTGCCTCAG GTGGAGGCCGCCCGCAAGGCCGTCCGCGCCGCTCAGGTGGAGCGTTACGTGCCCGAGCACGAGCGGTGCTGCTGGTGCCTGTGCTGCGGCTGTGAGGTGAGGAAACACCTGAGCCACGGAAACCTGACCGTGCTGCATGGGGGGCTGCTGGAGCATCTGGCTAG tccagagcacaagaaaGCAACCAACAGATTCTGGTGGGAGAACAAGGCTGAGTTCCAGATGAAAGAGAAGTTTTTGATCTCCCCCCAGGATTATGCACG attcaaGAAGTCCATGGTGAAAAGTCTGGATTCCTATGAGGAAAAAGAGGATGAAGTGATTAAAGAA ATGGCAGCTCAGATCCGTGAGGTGGAGCACAGCCGGCAGGAGGTTGTTCGGTCTGTCTTAGAGGTTGGTTTCCCTCGGAGGAGCCAGAGCA CCTCAGACAGTGCCAGACCCAGAAGAGGGCTCTTCGGCACCTGGAAGCTGGAAAGGGACAAACAGGTAAGACTGTTAGGAAACCTCTTATTGGGAGTTCTGACATCTCCTAGAACATTCTGTAACTTTGGCTGGGAAAAGGGAACAAATGTCATCTTTGCTATCCTCATGGCTCAAGGACCTTGTCTGCCAGCCTGGCTCCTGTTTGTCTTTTTCAGCCAAGTAGCCTCCACCTCACAGCAGCCCTCATATGTGGACCTGCCACCAGCCCCGGAGCTTGACTGGATGGAGACAGGACAACCGCTGACATTCATTGGCCATCATCAG GATACACCAGGAATTGGTAACATCCACTCAG GTGCCACACCTCCCTGGATGGTCCAAGATGAGGACTGTAGCTCTGGGAACCAACAAATAGGACCCTCCTATGAAGAGTTTCTCAAAGAAA aggaaaaacagaaattgaaGAAACTCCCACCAGACAGAGTTGGGGCCAACTTTGATCATAACTCCAGTACCGGTGCAGGCTGGCTGCCCTCTTTTGGCCGGGTCTGGAATAATGGACGCCGCTGGCAATCCAG GCATCAATTCAAAACTGAAGCCGCAGCAAGAAACAAACAGCagtcacataaaaagaaaagttaa
- the CENATAC gene encoding centrosomal AT-AC splicing factor isoform X7, translating into MAPAERCPVCRQTFFCGRGHVYSRKHQRQLKVALERLLPQVEAARKAVRAAQVERYVPEHERCCWCLCCGCEVRKHLSHGNLTVLHGGLLEHLASPEHKKATNRFWWENKAEFQMKEKFLISPQDYARFKKSMVKSLDSYEEKEDEVIKEMAAQIREVEHSRQEVVRSVLEVGFPRRSQSTSDSARPRRGLFGTWKLERDKQVRLLGNLLLGVLTSPRTFCNFGWEKGTNVIFAILMAQGPCLPAWLLFVFFSQVASTSQQPSYVDLPPAPELDWMETGQPLTFIGHHQDTPGIGNIHSGKTHGNVSQTVSFFFFF; encoded by the exons ATGGCGCCGGCGGAGCGCTGCCCTGTTTGCCGCCAGACCTTCTTCTGCGGCCGCGGACACGTCTACAGTCGCAAGCACCAGCGGCAGCTGAAGGTGGCTTTGGAGCGGCTTCTGCCTCAG GTGGAGGCCGCCCGCAAGGCCGTCCGCGCCGCTCAGGTGGAGCGTTACGTGCCCGAGCACGAGCGGTGCTGCTGGTGCCTGTGCTGCGGCTGTGAGGTGAGGAAACACCTGAGCCACGGAAACCTGACCGTGCTGCATGGGGGGCTGCTGGAGCATCTGGCTAG tccagagcacaagaaaGCAACCAACAGATTCTGGTGGGAGAACAAGGCTGAGTTCCAGATGAAAGAGAAGTTTTTGATCTCCCCCCAGGATTATGCACG attcaaGAAGTCCATGGTGAAAAGTCTGGATTCCTATGAGGAAAAAGAGGATGAAGTGATTAAAGAA ATGGCAGCTCAGATCCGTGAGGTGGAGCACAGCCGGCAGGAGGTTGTTCGGTCTGTCTTAGAGGTTGGTTTCCCTCGGAGGAGCCAGAGCA CCTCAGACAGTGCCAGACCCAGAAGAGGGCTCTTCGGCACCTGGAAGCTGGAAAGGGACAAACAGGTAAGACTGTTAGGAAACCTCTTATTGGGAGTTCTGACATCTCCTAGAACATTCTGTAACTTTGGCTGGGAAAAGGGAACAAATGTCATCTTTGCTATCCTCATGGCTCAAGGACCTTGTCTGCCAGCCTGGCTCCTGTTTGTCTTTTTCAGCCAAGTAGCCTCCACCTCACAGCAGCCCTCATATGTGGACCTGCCACCAGCCCCGGAGCTTGACTGGATGGAGACAGGACAACCGCTGACATTCATTGGCCATCATCAG GATACACCAGGAATTGGTAACATCCACTCAGGTAAGACCCATGgcaatgtttctcaaactgtaagcttttttttttttttttaa
- the CENATAC gene encoding centrosomal AT-AC splicing factor isoform X8, whose translation MAPAERCPVCRQTFFCGRGHVYSRKHQRQLKVALERLLPQVEAARKAVRAAQVERYVPEHERCCWCLCCGCEVRKHLSHGNLTVLHGGLLEHLASPEHKKATNRFWWENKAEFQMKEKFLISPQDYARFKKSMVKSLDSYEEKEDEVIKEMAAQIREVEHSRQEVVRSVLEPQTVPDPEEGSSAPGSWKGTNSQVASTSQQPSYVDLPPAPELDWMETGQPLTFIGHHQDTPGIGNIHSGATPPWMVQDEDCSSGNQQIGPSYEEFLKEKEKQKLKKLPPDRVGANFDHNSSTGAGWLPSFGRVWNNGRRWQSRHQFKTEAAARNKQQSHKKKS comes from the exons ATGGCGCCGGCGGAGCGCTGCCCTGTTTGCCGCCAGACCTTCTTCTGCGGCCGCGGACACGTCTACAGTCGCAAGCACCAGCGGCAGCTGAAGGTGGCTTTGGAGCGGCTTCTGCCTCAG GTGGAGGCCGCCCGCAAGGCCGTCCGCGCCGCTCAGGTGGAGCGTTACGTGCCCGAGCACGAGCGGTGCTGCTGGTGCCTGTGCTGCGGCTGTGAGGTGAGGAAACACCTGAGCCACGGAAACCTGACCGTGCTGCATGGGGGGCTGCTGGAGCATCTGGCTAG tccagagcacaagaaaGCAACCAACAGATTCTGGTGGGAGAACAAGGCTGAGTTCCAGATGAAAGAGAAGTTTTTGATCTCCCCCCAGGATTATGCACG attcaaGAAGTCCATGGTGAAAAGTCTGGATTCCTATGAGGAAAAAGAGGATGAAGTGATTAAAGAA ATGGCAGCTCAGATCCGTGAGGTGGAGCACAGCCGGCAGGAGGTTGTTCGGTCTGTCTTAGAG CCTCAGACAGTGCCAGACCCAGAAGAGGGCTCTTCGGCACCTGGAAGCTGGAAAGGGACAAACAG CCAAGTAGCCTCCACCTCACAGCAGCCCTCATATGTGGACCTGCCACCAGCCCCGGAGCTTGACTGGATGGAGACAGGACAACCGCTGACATTCATTGGCCATCATCAG GATACACCAGGAATTGGTAACATCCACTCAG GTGCCACACCTCCCTGGATGGTCCAAGATGAGGACTGTAGCTCTGGGAACCAACAAATAGGACCCTCCTATGAAGAGTTTCTCAAAGAAA aggaaaaacagaaattgaaGAAACTCCCACCAGACAGAGTTGGGGCCAACTTTGATCATAACTCCAGTACCGGTGCAGGCTGGCTGCCCTCTTTTGGCCGGGTCTGGAATAATGGACGCCGCTGGCAATCCAG GCATCAATTCAAAACTGAAGCCGCAGCAAGAAACAAACAGCagtcacataaaaagaaaagttaa
- the CENATAC gene encoding centrosomal AT-AC splicing factor isoform X6, whose product MAPAERCPVCRQTFFCGRGHVYSRKHQRQLKVALERLLPQVEAARKAVRAAQVERYVPEHERCCWCLCCGCEVRKHLSHGNLTVLHGGLLEHLASPEHKKATNRFWWENKAEFQMKEKFLISPQDYARFKKSMVKSLDSYEEKEDEVIKEMAAQIREVEHSRQEVVRSVLEVGFPRRSQSTSDSARPRRGLFGTWKLERDKQVRLLGNLLLGVLTSPRTFCNFGWEKGTNVIFAILMAQGPCLPAWLLFVFFSQVASTSQQPSYVDLPPAPELDWMETGQPLTFIGHHQVQWIRKLGKGQCPLSSQDTHLSWLFCVFWPFLS is encoded by the exons ATGGCGCCGGCGGAGCGCTGCCCTGTTTGCCGCCAGACCTTCTTCTGCGGCCGCGGACACGTCTACAGTCGCAAGCACCAGCGGCAGCTGAAGGTGGCTTTGGAGCGGCTTCTGCCTCAG GTGGAGGCCGCCCGCAAGGCCGTCCGCGCCGCTCAGGTGGAGCGTTACGTGCCCGAGCACGAGCGGTGCTGCTGGTGCCTGTGCTGCGGCTGTGAGGTGAGGAAACACCTGAGCCACGGAAACCTGACCGTGCTGCATGGGGGGCTGCTGGAGCATCTGGCTAG tccagagcacaagaaaGCAACCAACAGATTCTGGTGGGAGAACAAGGCTGAGTTCCAGATGAAAGAGAAGTTTTTGATCTCCCCCCAGGATTATGCACG attcaaGAAGTCCATGGTGAAAAGTCTGGATTCCTATGAGGAAAAAGAGGATGAAGTGATTAAAGAA ATGGCAGCTCAGATCCGTGAGGTGGAGCACAGCCGGCAGGAGGTTGTTCGGTCTGTCTTAGAGGTTGGTTTCCCTCGGAGGAGCCAGAGCA CCTCAGACAGTGCCAGACCCAGAAGAGGGCTCTTCGGCACCTGGAAGCTGGAAAGGGACAAACAGGTAAGACTGTTAGGAAACCTCTTATTGGGAGTTCTGACATCTCCTAGAACATTCTGTAACTTTGGCTGGGAAAAGGGAACAAATGTCATCTTTGCTATCCTCATGGCTCAAGGACCTTGTCTGCCAGCCTGGCTCCTGTTTGTCTTTTTCAGCCAAGTAGCCTCCACCTCACAGCAGCCCTCATATGTGGACCTGCCACCAGCCCCGGAGCTTGACTGGATGGAGACAGGACAACCGCTGACATTCATTGGCCATCATCAGGTACAATGGATACGAAAGTTGGGAAAGGGCCAGTGCCCCCTCAGTTCCCAGGACACCCATCTCTCCTGGCTTTTCTGTGTATTCTGGCCATTCCTGTCTTAG
- the RPS25 gene encoding 40S ribosomal protein S25 encodes MPPKDDKKKKDAGKSAKKDKDPVNKSGGKAKKKKWSKGKVRDKLNNLVLFDKATYDKLCKEVPNYKLITPAVVSERLKIRGSLARAALQELLSKGLIKLVSKHRAQVIYTRNTKGGDAPAAGEDA; translated from the exons ATG CCGCCCAAGGAtgacaagaagaagaaagatgcCGGAAAGTCGGCCAAGAAAGACAAAGACCCAGTGAACAAGTCTGGGGGCAAGGCCAAAAAGAAG AAGTGGTCCAAAGGCAAAGTTCGGGACAAGCTCAATAACCTAGTCTTGTTTGACAAAGCAACATATGACAAACTCTGTAAAGAAGTTCCCAACTATAAGCTTATAACTCCAGCTGTCGTCTCTGAGAGACTGAAGATTCGTGGCTCCCTGGCCAGGGCAGCCTTGCAGGAGCTGCTTAGTAAAG GACTTATTAAACTGGTTTCAAAGCACAGAGCTCAAGTAATTTACACCAGAAATACTAAGGGTGGAGATGCTCCAGCTGCTGGTGAAGATGCATGA